A single window of Crassostrea angulata isolate pt1a10 chromosome 8, ASM2561291v2, whole genome shotgun sequence DNA harbors:
- the LOC128160120 gene encoding uncharacterized protein LOC128160120, with protein sequence MEKLILELIFTILCLPLASAAYCYYYYYSGYYCYYYSSYDSVGTYVGAVVGGIVFLIVVAVVVVCICAAKNAQRNRVVTMHGGGATVTNVNNVNTIQHPPPPAGYGYGAPPPPGYGPGFGQGYSQPSQSMFNDPAYPPNQYPPPKY encoded by the exons GTCTTCCTCTGGCGTCGGCGGCTTATTGCTACTACTATTATTACAGTGGTTACTACTGCTACTACTATTCCAGCTACGACAG TGTGGGTACATACGTTGGTGCGGTCGTTGGGGGAATAGTGTTCCTTATCGTAGTAGCTGTAGTCGTCGTGTGTATCTGTGCCGCTAAAAACGCCCAGAGGAACCGCGTGGTCACGATGCATGGGGGCGGAGCCACAGTGACTAATGTCAATAATGTCAACACAATTCAGCATCCTC CCCCACCAGCAGGTTATGGCTATGGAGCACCCCCTCCCCCTGGATATGGTCCTGGATTCGGGCAAGGATACAGCCAACCCTCTCAGTCCATGTTTAACGATCCCGCCTATCCCCCTAACCAGTACCCTCccccaaaatattaa